From Candidatus Eremiobacterota bacterium, the proteins below share one genomic window:
- the def gene encoding peptide deformylase — protein sequence MALRPIRFLGEQVLRRKAKDVEKLDAYIIQLLNDMVDTMYQNRGIGLAANQVGVLKKLIVIDIGEGLIKLINPRILKKEGSEVCTEACLSMPDMLGEVDRATEVTVKAYDEKFKPFEITGRGLLARVLQHEIDHLQGRLFIDMATNVRKCPPPEEEQENP from the coding sequence ATGGCGCTCAGGCCGATAAGGTTTCTCGGTGAGCAGGTGCTGCGCAGGAAGGCCAAGGACGTGGAAAAGCTTGACGCCTACATTATCCAGCTCCTCAATGACATGGTCGATACGATGTACCAGAACAGAGGGATTGGCCTTGCGGCAAACCAGGTGGGCGTGCTGAAGAAGCTCATTGTGATAGACATAGGCGAGGGCCTTATCAAGCTCATCAATCCAAGGATATTGAAGAAGGAAGGGAGCGAGGTGTGCACCGAGGCCTGCCTGAGCATGCCGGATATGCTCGGCGAGGTGGACCGGGCCACCGAAGTGACGGTGAAGGCGTACGATGAAAAGTTCAAGCCCTTTGAAATCACGGGGCGGGGACTTCTTGCCCGTGTGCTTCAGCATGAGATCGACCACCTTCAGGGCAGGCTCTTTATAGACATGGCTACCAACGTGAGGAAATGCCCTCCCCCGGAGGAAGAGCAGGAGAATCCTTGA
- the upp gene encoding uracil phosphoribosyltransferase, producing the protein MPVHVTSHPMIQHKLTVLRRKETPPKDFRELVVEITTCMAYEATREFHLREVDIETPLMKARLKGVIENGIIIMPILRAGLGMVDGMLRLFPDARVGHIGIYREHDTLKPVEYYCKFPQEMEGDAIFLIDPMLATGGSACAAIEFMKTRGIPGSRIKFLCILAAPEGVAAVEEAHPDVDIYVAAIDSRLNEQAYILPGLGDAGDRMFGT; encoded by the coding sequence ATGCCAGTGCATGTCACAAGCCACCCCATGATCCAGCATAAGCTCACCGTACTGCGCAGGAAAGAGACGCCACCGAAAGATTTCAGGGAGCTTGTCGTGGAGATTACCACCTGCATGGCTTATGAAGCCACCAGGGAGTTTCACCTCAGGGAGGTGGACATAGAGACGCCGCTCATGAAGGCGCGCCTGAAGGGTGTCATTGAGAACGGCATCATCATCATGCCGATTCTCCGCGCAGGCCTGGGTATGGTAGACGGGATGCTGCGCCTCTTCCCTGATGCCCGCGTGGGCCATATAGGGATTTACCGCGAGCACGACACCCTCAAGCCTGTTGAATACTACTGCAAGTTTCCCCAGGAAATGGAAGGCGACGCCATCTTCCTTATCGATCCCATGCTTGCCACGGGGGGCTCGGCCTGCGCCGCCATTGAGTTCATGAAGACCAGGGGAATTCCGGGCTCCCGTATAAAATTCCTCTGCATCCTTGCCGCGCCGGAAGGTGTGGCGGCAGTGGAGGAGGCCCACCCCGATGTGGATATCTATGTCGCTGCCATTGACAGCCGCCTCAATGAGCAAGCCTATATCCTGCCCGGCCTCGGAGATGCCGGCGACAGGATGTTCGGCACTTAA
- the fmt gene encoding methionyl-tRNA formyltransferase: MKVLFFGSEDFSIPALRMLSEGPHEVVAVVTQPDRKKGRGHQESGTEVAEYAHSRGIPLLKPEKLKDPGFLETLKDLAPDLVVVCAYGKILRQRVLVCPRLGCINVHPSLLPRYRGATPIEAALRSGDTITGVTIFYMDEGCDTGDIIVQKQYPIGPDDTRGSLREKLSHFATGVLGEALELISEGKAPRCRQTDEGVCCTALIEKEDTFIDWSLPAENLVNFTRSLWPRPSAQTLFRGKLLKVAPLSMAPVSHGGTARPGEILEVRKNEGPLVATGKGVVKLGEVKPEGKKLMTAWQFSLGYSPRAGESFSLPEGCPSL, translated from the coding sequence ATGAAAGTCTTGTTTTTCGGCTCCGAGGATTTTTCCATTCCGGCGCTGCGCATGCTCTCGGAAGGACCCCATGAGGTGGTGGCTGTGGTGACGCAGCCCGACAGGAAGAAGGGCCGGGGTCACCAGGAGAGCGGGACGGAAGTGGCGGAATACGCTCATTCCCGCGGGATTCCCCTCCTCAAGCCGGAGAAACTGAAGGATCCGGGATTTCTGGAGACTTTGAAGGATCTGGCGCCGGATCTTGTGGTGGTCTGCGCCTATGGCAAGATCCTCAGGCAGAGGGTGCTCGTCTGCCCTCGCCTGGGATGCATAAATGTCCATCCTTCCCTTCTTCCCCGATACCGTGGCGCCACACCCATCGAGGCCGCCCTGAGGTCCGGTGACACGATAACGGGCGTCACGATCTTTTACATGGACGAGGGATGTGACACGGGAGATATAATTGTACAGAAACAGTATCCAATCGGGCCTGATGATACAAGAGGCTCCCTCAGGGAGAAGCTTTCCCATTTTGCCACAGGAGTGCTCGGGGAAGCCCTTGAACTGATCAGCGAGGGAAAGGCACCGCGGTGCCGCCAGACCGATGAAGGGGTCTGCTGCACCGCTCTGATAGAAAAGGAGGACACCTTCATAGACTGGTCGCTTCCGGCAGAGAACCTGGTCAATTTCACAAGGTCCCTCTGGCCGAGACCCTCGGCTCAAACTCTGTTCCGCGGGAAGCTGCTCAAGGTGGCTCCTCTGTCAATGGCTCCTGTCAGTCATGGGGGGACGGCACGGCCGGGGGAGATACTCGAGGTGAGGAAGAATGAAGGACCCCTTGTGGCGACGGGAAAAGGGGTAGTGAAACTGGGAGAGGTGAAGCCTGAGGGAAAGAAGCTGATGACGGCATGGCAGTTTTCCCTTGGCTACAGTCCAAGGGCAGGCGAGAGCTTTTCGCTGCCGGAGGGGTGCCCTTCCCTTTAG
- a CDS encoding DUF3662 domain-containing protein, with translation MEYLRKLEKSLEHLIEGRILDHFQDGIHPMEVAKKLASMMREEKRLILQKCYGPNHYVISLSGEDYHEFSRLMATFRGELVQFLAMEAEDLDLSFLGPLGVELHEEGSVKRGFVKLSCSYTSGESVKEGGASLQVIRAVLAVKEGFGKGKIYPLLASAVTLGRSEDNSIIISDPKVSSLHCRIELQGDEFVLKDMDSRNGVEINRKPATGAVLRDRDEIALGYSILQFFRLSTQSL, from the coding sequence ATGGAATACCTGAGAAAGCTTGAAAAGAGTCTTGAGCACCTCATAGAGGGAAGGATACTTGACCATTTCCAGGATGGCATCCACCCCATGGAGGTGGCAAAAAAGCTTGCCTCCATGATGAGGGAAGAGAAGCGCCTCATCCTGCAGAAATGTTACGGGCCCAATCATTACGTCATATCTCTCTCAGGGGAGGATTACCATGAGTTTTCCCGCCTTATGGCCACATTCAGGGGGGAGCTGGTACAGTTTCTCGCCATGGAGGCAGAAGATCTCGATCTTTCCTTCCTTGGCCCTCTTGGCGTTGAGCTTCATGAGGAGGGCTCTGTCAAAAGAGGCTTTGTAAAGCTCTCCTGCTCCTACACCTCGGGGGAGTCTGTCAAGGAGGGGGGGGCATCGCTCCAGGTGATCAGGGCCGTGCTTGCCGTCAAGGAAGGCTTCGGCAAGGGGAAGATTTACCCTCTCCTGGCAAGCGCAGTGACCCTCGGGCGCTCAGAGGATAACAGCATCATCATAAGCGATCCCAAGGTGTCGTCCCTTCACTGCAGGATAGAGCTGCAGGGCGACGAGTTTGTTTTAAAGGACATGGACAGCAGGAATGGCGTGGAGATTAACAGGAAGCCTGCCACAGGGGCGGTGCTCAGGGACAGGGATGAGATCGCTCTCGGTTATTCGATCCTCCAGTTCTTCAGGCTTTCCACCCAGTCCTTGTAG
- a CDS encoding ABC transporter permease codes for MGELREFWKKYRRNRLAVAGFLVILLMVLVALTCGLYSPYPPDRQDLSFEGVPQPPGGAHLFGTDNYGRDVFSRALYGTRISLLVGILAVSLYMLIGILLGSFAGYYGGWVDGLIMRVVDVMLSIPTFFFILAIQVLLSPSVFNVIVVIGLTSWAGPTRLVRGQVLALKETAFIEAARACGASDSHIIFRHIIPNCLAPVIVMATLGVAGAILTESVLSFLGLGVQEPQASWGNMLMRAQEYISTAPWMALYPGVLIMLTVLSFNFMGEGIRDAVDPKMKLQ; via the coding sequence ATGGGAGAGTTAAGGGAGTTCTGGAAGAAGTACCGCAGAAACAGGCTTGCCGTGGCGGGCTTCCTTGTCATTCTGCTGATGGTTCTGGTTGCCCTTACCTGCGGGCTCTATTCCCCCTATCCTCCCGATCGTCAGGATCTGAGCTTTGAAGGGGTTCCCCAGCCTCCCGGGGGCGCTCATCTCTTCGGCACTGACAACTACGGGAGAGATGTTTTCAGCAGGGCCCTCTACGGCACGAGGATATCACTCCTTGTGGGCATCCTGGCCGTTTCCCTCTATATGCTGATAGGCATTCTGCTCGGCTCTTTCGCAGGCTATTACGGGGGGTGGGTTGACGGCCTCATCATGCGCGTCGTTGACGTGATGCTCTCCATTCCCACTTTTTTCTTTATCCTGGCCATCCAGGTGCTCCTCTCCCCCTCGGTGTTCAACGTGATAGTAGTAATCGGCCTCACCAGCTGGGCGGGGCCCACAAGGCTCGTGAGGGGACAGGTCCTGGCTCTCAAGGAGACGGCCTTCATCGAGGCGGCAAGGGCCTGCGGAGCCTCGGACTCCCATATTATTTTCAGGCATATCATCCCCAACTGTCTTGCCCCTGTCATTGTCATGGCAACGCTTGGAGTTGCGGGGGCCATCCTCACGGAATCGGTGCTGAGTTTTCTTGGCCTTGGTGTGCAAGAGCCCCAGGCAAGCTGGGGAAACATGCTTATGAGAGCCCAGGAATACATCTCCACTGCGCCATGGATGGCCCTTTACCCCGGCGTGCTCATCATGCTCACCGTGCTTTCCTTTAATTTTATGGGCGAAGGCATCAGGGATGCCGTTGATCCCAAGATGAAGCTCCAGTGA
- the rlmN gene encoding 23S rRNA (adenine(2503)-C(2))-methyltransferase RlmN, translating to MDLKGMDLRELEEFFIVLGEEAYRGKQMMKWLYGKGESNFAAMTDYGRELRGRLSEAASIGQLKVVTRQVSSDGDAEKYLFALADGHLVESVLMSYEDHLGPSRMTACISTQVGCAMGCTFCASSIGGFVRNLTAGEIVDQVLQIQKEIASRQVRVANVVMMGTGEPLLNYDHVMKAVRILNHPDGIAIGVRHIAISTCGIVPGIERLATEGMQVKLAVSLHSANDEVRSSLMPVNRKYPLARLMESLQNYQRMTGRRVTIEYALIRGVNDGVHDAIALRELLRGLTALINLIPLNPVAEFSCQRSRDDSVERFKKVMDEAGIRTTVRKERGVDIDAACGQLRKKARAAEGCHGIPEKA from the coding sequence GTGGATCTCAAGGGAATGGACCTCCGGGAGCTTGAGGAGTTTTTTATCGTGCTCGGTGAGGAAGCCTACCGCGGGAAGCAGATGATGAAATGGCTCTATGGCAAGGGAGAAAGCAACTTTGCCGCCATGACTGATTACGGCAGGGAGCTTCGCGGGCGCCTCTCTGAGGCAGCCTCCATCGGTCAGCTGAAGGTAGTCACACGGCAGGTGTCGTCTGACGGTGACGCCGAGAAGTATCTTTTTGCCCTCGCTGATGGCCATCTTGTCGAGAGTGTCCTTATGAGCTACGAGGATCACCTTGGTCCCTCGAGGATGACCGCCTGTATCTCCACGCAGGTGGGATGCGCCATGGGATGCACCTTCTGCGCTTCATCAATCGGGGGATTCGTGAGAAACCTCACCGCCGGCGAGATAGTGGACCAGGTGCTCCAGATCCAGAAAGAGATAGCCTCCCGCCAGGTGAGGGTCGCCAATGTGGTGATGATGGGCACGGGAGAGCCCCTCCTCAATTATGACCATGTGATGAAAGCCGTGAGGATCCTGAACCATCCCGACGGGATTGCCATCGGGGTGAGGCATATCGCCATATCGACCTGCGGCATAGTCCCCGGGATTGAAAGGCTTGCCACCGAGGGCATGCAGGTAAAGCTTGCCGTGTCCCTTCACAGCGCCAATGACGAGGTGAGGAGCTCCCTGATGCCGGTCAACAGGAAGTATCCCCTTGCGAGGCTCATGGAGAGCCTCCAAAATTACCAGAGGATGACGGGAAGGCGTGTCACCATAGAGTATGCCCTTATCAGGGGCGTGAATGACGGGGTTCATGATGCCATAGCCCTCCGTGAGCTCCTCAGGGGCCTTACTGCGCTCATCAACCTCATACCCCTCAATCCTGTCGCGGAGTTTTCTTGCCAGAGAAGCAGAGATGACTCCGTGGAGCGTTTCAAGAAGGTGATGGATGAGGCGGGAATCAGGACCACCGTGAGAAAGGAGCGGGGCGTCGATATAGACGCGGCCTGCGGCCAGCTCAGAAAAAAGGCGCGAGCGGCAGAAGGATGCCATGGAATACCTGAGAAAGCTTGA